One window of Drosophila busckii strain San Diego stock center, stock number 13000-0081.31 chromosome 3L, ASM1175060v1, whole genome shotgun sequence genomic DNA carries:
- the LOC108597915 gene encoding uncharacterized protein LOC108597915 — translation MVDTVWQRVKSLLQLPDLLVLSCLWQCGLSWGYYLKSAFVYDNIWPHWYGLAAALMALVLAIGWTLRKYFKQQYSYDHYYIIFYGLLCALLGSCFMLSRQLSISYYFSLSGMGVVYVASFSYVSLRSAASGLRAARLALGNACHAAGLACGFIIFNEFEPQHCGLLALSLQLLLLAFVCVNELLQHLAWHNYKQSKDLVFQLLNEERLVFLPRQSVLAQFVARSDYELRSNRQWWVLLPGGLVLLLQRCCLLHAPTQLQLMWTASLAFTQHSQLYMPYTLYAAGCGLGCLLLLRYTPKLVFLLFGIIQITLVVALLSIYHEDQPEHCFLFLCLIYASLGVLSSHALHWLLELSPFLYTELIFSLGFVLQLLVLEACKYELRIAVEWTALLISSVSFLLLTVVGIILVLWLQPRSTSLVDIRNRLLGIRRLHLPAAQTQFWHTNHFLAHDKPASELQSVQLDKSRVFQQYPISQHSATANGKAQKF, via the exons ATGGTGGACACAGTTTGGCAGCGTGTTAAAAGTCTGCTGCAATTGCCAGATCTATTAG TGCTGTCTTGTCTATGGCAATGTGGCCTTAGCTGGGGCTATTATCTAAAGTCTGCATTTGTCTATGACAATATCTGGCCACATTGGTATGGGTTGGCGGCAGCGCTAATGGCGCTGGTCTTAGCTATAGGCTGGACGctgcgcaaatatttcaagcagCAATATAGCTACGATCATTACTATATAATATTCTATGGACTGCTGTGTGCGCTGCTGGGCAGTTGCTTTATGCTAAGCAGACAACTGA GCATCAGCTACTACTTTAGTCTCTCGGGCATGGGCGTTGTCTATGTGGCGAGCTTTAGTTATGTGAGTCTGCGTAGCGCTGCCAGCGGCCTGCGTGCCGCACGCCTGGCCTTGGGCAATGCCTGCCATGCCGCTGGACTGGCCTGTGGCTTTATCATCTTTAATGAGTTTGAGCCACAACATTGTGGGCTGTTGGCCTTAAgcctgcagttgctgctgctggcgtttgtttgtgttaatgagctgctgcagcatttggcGTGGCACAATTATAAGCAGAGCAAGGATTTGGTATTCCAGCTGCTGAACGAGGAGCGTTTGGTCTTTCTGCCGCGCCAGTCGGTGCTGGCGCAATTTGTAGCACGCAGCGACTACGAGCTGCGCTCCAATCGCCAGTGGTGGGTGTTGCTCCCAGGTgggttggtgttgctgctgcagcgctgctgtttgctgcatGCGCCAACGCAACTGCAGCTCATGTGGACCGCCAGTCTGGCGTTCACTCAACACTCTCAGCTCTATATGCCGTATACGCTTTATGCCGCGGGCTGCGGCTTgggctgtttgctgctgctgcgctataCGCCCAAGTTGGTGTTTCTACTCTTTGGCATTATACAAATCACGCTGGTGGTGGCGCTGCTCAGCATTTACCACGAGGATCAGCCAGAGCAttgttttctctttctctgccTCATCTACGCCAGTCTGGGCGTGCTCTCCAGCCATGCGCTGCACTGGCTCCTAGAGCTCTCTCCCTTTCTCTATACAGAACTCATTTTCTCGCTGGGCTTTGTTCTCCAACTGCTCGTACTCGAAGCCTGCAAGTATGAACTACGCATTGCAGTCGAATGGACCGCTCTGCTCATCAGCAGCGTCAGCTTTCTGCTGCTCACAGTCGTGGGCATCATCCTggtgctttggctgcagccaCGCTCCACCAGCCTCGTCGACATACGCAACCGCCTGCTGGGCATACGACGGCTGCATCTGCCCGCCGCTCAGACTCAATTCTGGCATACGAATCACTTTCTGGCCCATGACAAGCCCGCGAGCGAGCTGCAGTCTGTGCAGCTGGACAAGTCGCGTGTCTTTCAGCAGTATCCGATTAGCCAGCATTCGGCCACAGCCAATGGCAAGGCACAAAAGTtttga